Proteins encoded within one genomic window of Nitrospira sp.:
- a CDS encoding agmatine deiminase family protein produces MPTRRTIIHYLGLLTAATVFGAKEAFAMANSNDGWFMPDECGPHERTWMAFGASQKIWGKKLLPEVQRNLATIALTIAKYEPVSMLVRPMDLRRAKQLMGSKVELILCPLDDVWMRDTGPVFVVTEHGEKATVDFNFNGWGGKQEFHQDANVASFVAQRAGVRRMQTDLVLEGGGIEVDGHGTAIITESCVLNENRNPGVSMAQCERELKRVLGLEKIIWLPGITGQEITDGHTDFCARFARPGVVIAGSDPDPKSFDYAVAQQHLDILRRATDFDGRRLEVIALEAPAREQSAHADFAAGYINFYVCNGAVIAPEFGDLRTDAAAKRELQRAFPGRDVVQINIDGIAAGGGGIHCTTQQEPKV; encoded by the coding sequence ATGCCCACGCGGCGCACCATTATTCACTATCTTGGTCTACTGACCGCAGCCACTGTATTTGGCGCAAAGGAAGCGTTCGCAATGGCGAATAGCAATGACGGTTGGTTCATGCCGGACGAATGTGGCCCACACGAGCGTACCTGGATGGCCTTTGGGGCCAGCCAAAAAATATGGGGCAAGAAGCTCTTGCCGGAGGTTCAGCGCAACTTGGCAACAATTGCCCTGACCATCGCTAAGTACGAGCCGGTTTCAATGTTGGTTCGTCCAATGGACTTGCGACGAGCCAAACAACTGATGGGATCCAAAGTAGAGCTGATTCTTTGCCCGCTTGATGACGTGTGGATGCGCGACACCGGCCCGGTGTTTGTCGTGACCGAACACGGGGAGAAAGCCACAGTTGACTTCAACTTCAACGGCTGGGGTGGGAAGCAGGAGTTCCATCAAGACGCCAACGTCGCCTCGTTCGTCGCGCAGCGAGCGGGTGTGCGCCGCATGCAGACTGACTTGGTCCTTGAGGGCGGCGGGATTGAGGTGGACGGCCACGGTACCGCGATCATCACCGAGAGTTGTGTGCTCAATGAGAACCGCAATCCTGGTGTGAGCATGGCCCAGTGCGAGCGGGAACTCAAGCGGGTACTCGGGTTGGAGAAGATCATCTGGTTGCCTGGTATCACGGGTCAAGAGATCACCGATGGACACACCGACTTTTGCGCCCGTTTCGCACGCCCTGGGGTCGTGATCGCTGGCTCTGATCCTGATCCCAAGTCCTTCGATTACGCGGTGGCTCAACAGCATCTGGACATTTTGCGCAGGGCAACGGATTTCGACGGTCGTAGGCTGGAGGTCATCGCTCTGGAGGCACCGGCACGAGAGCAATCTGCACACGCCGACTTCGCCGCTGGCTACATCAATTTTTATGTCTGCAATGGCGCGGTGATTGCTCCTGAGTTTGGAGATCTGCGAACCGATGCGGCTGCCAAGCGTGAATTGCAACGCGCGTTTCCTGGTCGAGACGTGGTTCAGATCAACATTGACGGCATCGCAGCCGGTGGCGGAGGCATCCATTGTACGACACAGCAAGAGCCGAAGGTGTAA
- a CDS encoding tyrosine-type recombinase/integrase, translating to MKPLKEHDPLFASAVCFDHMGSVVTPAGKRLSTRAIHRMITEGLLLAGVKKPGIVVHSLRHSTPPFALLNDANPTRVQEMMRHQHYATTEIYVKEVQRLLEGAEDAVTQI from the coding sequence ATGAAACCGCTGAAGGAGCATGATCCGCTTTTTGCGAGTGCGGTTTGTTTCGATCATATGGGAAGTGTGGTAACGCCGGCCGGGAAGCGGCTGTCGACGCGCGCGATTCATCGCATGATTACAGAAGGGCTGCTCCTCGCCGGCGTGAAAAAACCCGGCATCGTGGTCCACAGTCTCCGCCACTCCACCCCCCCCTTTGCCTTGCTCAATGATGCGAATCCCACGCGGGTGCAAGAGATGATGCGGCATCAGCACTATGCGACGACGGAGATTTATGTGAAAGAAGTGCAGCGGTTGCTGGAGGGCGCGGAAGATGCGGTGACGCAGATCTAG
- the traF gene encoding conjugative transfer signal peptidase TraF: protein MTTWESRFRHPIVIAGLCLALGLVLAHQSGLRFNTTRSIPLGLYLMSNDSIEKGAYVLFCPPERSEFDLAKERGYIGAGFCPGGYGYMMKKVLAAHNDVVSVTDDGVTINGTLMPASQPFEADPMGRPLPRFRITDHVLAPTELLLMSDTNNRSYDARYFGPVRRMHIQSLIYPLWTWE, encoded by the coding sequence ATGACGACCTGGGAGAGCCGCTTCCGTCACCCGATTGTGATTGCGGGTCTCTGTCTCGCACTGGGCCTCGTCCTGGCTCATCAATCAGGTCTTCGTTTCAACACGACGCGCAGCATTCCGCTCGGTCTCTATCTGATGTCGAACGATTCGATTGAGAAAGGGGCGTATGTGCTATTCTGCCCACCGGAGCGTTCGGAGTTTGACCTGGCGAAGGAGCGGGGCTACATCGGGGCGGGATTCTGCCCTGGCGGATACGGCTACATGATGAAAAAAGTCCTTGCTGCCCACAACGATGTAGTGAGCGTGACCGATGATGGTGTGACGATCAATGGAACGCTCATGCCAGCGAGTCAACCCTTTGAGGCGGATCCGATGGGACGACCGCTGCCACGGTTTCGTATCACCGATCATGTGCTTGCTCCAACGGAACTCTTGTTGATGTCGGACACCAACAACCGTTCTTACGATGCTCGATACTTTGGTCCCGTACGCCGCATGCACATCCAAAGCCTCATCTATCCTCTCTGGACGTGGGAGTGA
- a CDS encoding type IV secretory system conjugative DNA transfer family protein, which produces MSTTYNNAVGPQVRAPHPKPGLVIPFLACASLVFGLQSATQFFAYTFNYQEVLGDHVGGLYKPWAILEWASRWTSDYPLQLRQSGGFGMIVAASGLLCLAIARTVQASRPRPNPFLHGSARWANREDLEAATLLPRARTVIDWVKGSPRPSADGVYVGGWMDAKGTLHYLRHSGPEHVLTYAPTRSGKGVGLVIPTLLSWPHSALIADLKGELWELTAGWRQHHAKNNVLRFEPAAAQGSVRWNPLDEVRLGTEHEVADVQNLATILVDPDGRGLESHWQKTSQALLVGVMLHALYKARHDGTTTSLPAVDRMLADPQRKIGELWEEMTTYGHVNGQVHPVVGAAARDMKDRPEEEAGSVLSSAKSYLALYRDPLVAHNVSASEFKIRDLMHHPSPVSLYLVTKPNDKARLRPLIRVFVAMALRLLTDTIAVHRETAPTSWWSRLCKGRGVRSTQPPLTTHAAYQHRLLGMLDEFPSLGKLEIFQESLAFMAGYGLKFYLICQDINQLKSRETGYGADEAISSNCHIQNAFPPNRLETAEHLSRLTGQTTVIQEKLTVSRRRMSAIQAQESRTHHEVQRPLLTPDECLRMPGPKKDAQGQIMEAGDMVIYVAGFPAIYGRQPLFFHDPIFAARAAIPPPAISDRLCEPHVPQTVKIEL; this is translated from the coding sequence ATGAGCACGACCTACAACAATGCGGTCGGTCCCCAAGTTCGAGCCCCACACCCCAAACCAGGCCTGGTGATTCCCTTTTTGGCCTGTGCCTCCCTCGTCTTTGGATTGCAGTCGGCCACACAATTTTTCGCCTATACCTTCAACTATCAGGAGGTGTTAGGCGACCATGTCGGTGGACTGTATAAGCCCTGGGCCATTCTTGAATGGGCCTCCCGTTGGACGAGCGACTATCCGCTGCAGCTCCGACAATCCGGAGGATTCGGCATGATCGTGGCGGCAAGCGGGTTGTTGTGTCTCGCCATCGCGCGCACCGTCCAGGCGTCACGGCCTCGACCGAATCCATTCCTGCACGGCTCGGCACGATGGGCCAACCGAGAGGATCTTGAAGCCGCCACGTTGCTGCCTCGCGCACGCACGGTCATAGATTGGGTCAAGGGCTCGCCGCGCCCCTCAGCCGATGGCGTGTATGTGGGTGGGTGGATGGATGCGAAGGGCACGCTGCACTACTTGCGCCACAGTGGGCCGGAGCATGTGTTGACCTATGCGCCGACCCGATCCGGCAAAGGGGTCGGCTTGGTTATTCCGACGCTGTTGTCCTGGCCGCATAGCGCCCTCATTGCGGATCTAAAAGGGGAGTTGTGGGAGCTCACCGCCGGATGGCGACAGCACCACGCGAAGAATAACGTGCTGCGTTTTGAACCGGCCGCCGCACAGGGCAGTGTGCGGTGGAATCCGCTGGATGAAGTTCGGCTCGGGACCGAACACGAAGTGGCCGACGTCCAGAATCTGGCCACGATCCTGGTCGATCCAGACGGACGGGGCCTGGAATCTCATTGGCAGAAGACGAGCCAAGCCTTGCTGGTGGGCGTCATGCTGCATGCGCTGTATAAAGCTCGGCACGACGGCACCACCACCTCCTTACCCGCCGTCGATCGGATGCTGGCCGATCCCCAACGGAAAATCGGCGAGCTGTGGGAGGAGATGACGACCTATGGTCACGTGAACGGGCAGGTGCATCCGGTGGTGGGCGCCGCGGCTCGAGACATGAAAGATCGGCCGGAGGAGGAAGCAGGCTCGGTCCTCTCGTCTGCGAAATCCTACCTCGCGCTGTATCGCGATCCCCTCGTCGCCCACAACGTCAGTGCCTCAGAATTCAAGATTCGAGATCTCATGCACCATCCAAGTCCGGTGAGTCTGTACCTTGTCACCAAGCCGAACGACAAAGCCCGGCTGCGTCCGCTGATTCGCGTGTTCGTGGCCATGGCGCTACGCTTACTCACCGACACGATTGCCGTTCATCGTGAGACCGCGCCCACATCCTGGTGGAGTCGATTGTGTAAGGGAAGGGGTGTCCGGTCCACTCAACCACCGCTCACGACTCACGCAGCCTATCAACATCGCTTGCTCGGCATGCTCGATGAGTTTCCGAGTCTCGGCAAGCTCGAGATCTTCCAAGAATCCCTCGCGTTCATGGCGGGTTATGGGCTGAAGTTCTATTTGATCTGCCAGGACATCAACCAACTCAAGAGCCGTGAGACCGGGTACGGGGCGGATGAAGCCATTAGCTCCAACTGCCATATCCAAAATGCGTTTCCCCCGAATCGCCTCGAAACCGCTGAACATCTGTCCCGTCTCACGGGACAAACGACCGTCATTCAGGAAAAACTGACGGTGAGCCGACGCCGCATGAGCGCCATCCAGGCCCAGGAATCGCGCACGCACCACGAGGTGCAACGGCCGTTGCTCACCCCCGATGAATGTCTCCGGATGCCGGGGCCGAAGAAAGACGCGCAGGGACAGATCATGGAAGCCGGGGACATGGTGATCTACGTCGCAGGATTTCCGGCGATCTACGGCCGCCAACCACTCTTTTTTCACGATCCTATTTTCGCGGCTCGGGCGGCTATTCCACCGCCAGCAATCAGCGACAGGCTCTGTGAGCCGCACGTGCCACAGACCGTGAAGATCGAGCTATGA
- a CDS encoding relaxase/mobilization nuclease domain-containing protein: protein MIIKHVPMRTLRKSNVVSLVDYLTNTHGRQERVGEITVTNCHSDRHDAASLEMLNTQSLNTRAQSDKTYHLIISFRPGELPSAATVRAIEARICHRLGFGEHQRVSVLHHDTNNVHLHLAINKIHPTRYTLHEPYKAYQAFGELCDSLEEAFHLERDQHQVRKTSGENRASDMERQAGTESLIGWMQRECLHELRSADTWSALHQVLHQHGLAIQPRGQGLVITDGQGTFVRASSVARDLSKMSLERRLGRFQPPGIVQTAKPTRRYEPKPVRSRMDTTALYERYQQDRLVRAQRRAVAMQEARSRKTQHIDAAKRAGQIKRDTIKLTMRGRITKKLLYAKVSQSLRSDLHQIVDRHRQDCAAITARYQRLTWADWLRQQALAGNTEALRALRARDASRGLTGDTIAAVGTSFVKAVVGAHQDYITKQGTIIYRVGLSAVRDDGARLQVSREVTNEGIDAALRLAIQKYGTTIAVSGSDAFQTRVAQVAAHSRLTIRFDDARLEQQRQHLTQESRRPPTRDTQSNTGPTQTAPIPLTPPSDAVLRHLAEQERKRLQIIRTPTVRRFEARDQGIVQFGAVQKIDGRSFALVHRQDEIVVLSIDEATYGRLTSFTRGRTLHLNASGAIRLGKGRRR from the coding sequence ATGATCATCAAGCATGTCCCGATGCGAACGCTGCGGAAGAGCAATGTCGTGTCCCTCGTGGACTATCTCACCAACACCCACGGTCGACAGGAACGGGTCGGAGAGATCACGGTGACCAATTGCCACAGCGACCGGCACGACGCCGCGTCACTGGAAATGCTCAATACCCAATCGCTCAACACCAGAGCGCAGTCGGATAAGACCTATCATCTCATCATCAGTTTCCGGCCTGGTGAGCTCCCCTCGGCGGCGACCGTTCGAGCGATCGAAGCTCGCATCTGTCACCGACTGGGATTTGGTGAGCACCAACGGGTGAGTGTGCTCCACCATGACACCAACAATGTCCATCTGCATCTGGCCATCAACAAAATTCATCCGACCCGCTATACCCTGCATGAGCCGTACAAGGCCTATCAGGCTTTTGGAGAACTGTGCGACAGCTTGGAGGAGGCCTTTCATCTCGAACGGGACCAGCACCAGGTCCGGAAAACCAGTGGGGAGAATCGGGCGTCAGATATGGAGCGGCAGGCGGGCACCGAAAGCCTGATCGGCTGGATGCAACGGGAGTGTCTTCACGAACTTCGGTCGGCAGACACCTGGTCTGCATTGCATCAGGTGCTGCATCAGCATGGCTTGGCCATCCAACCACGCGGCCAAGGGTTGGTCATCACGGACGGGCAGGGGACCTTTGTGCGGGCCAGCTCGGTGGCGCGGGATCTCTCCAAGATGTCCCTCGAACGGCGTCTCGGTCGGTTTCAACCACCCGGTATCGTCCAAACCGCGAAGCCCACACGCCGCTACGAACCGAAGCCGGTGCGCAGCCGCATGGATACGACAGCGCTCTATGAGCGGTATCAACAAGACCGGCTCGTCCGCGCTCAAAGGCGAGCTGTCGCGATGCAAGAGGCGCGGAGCCGGAAGACGCAGCACATCGATGCGGCCAAGCGAGCCGGACAGATCAAACGAGACACGATCAAATTGACCATGAGGGGACGGATCACGAAGAAACTGCTCTACGCGAAGGTGTCGCAGTCGCTTCGGTCCGATCTCCATCAGATTGTCGATCGACATCGACAGGACTGTGCCGCCATCACGGCACGCTATCAGAGACTGACATGGGCTGATTGGCTCCGACAGCAGGCGCTTGCGGGTAATACAGAGGCGCTGCGCGCGTTACGCGCCAGAGACGCCTCCCGCGGTCTCACCGGCGACACGATCGCGGCAGTTGGAACCAGCTTCGTGAAAGCGGTCGTGGGTGCGCATCAAGACTACATTACGAAACAAGGGACCATCATTTATCGTGTTGGGCTCTCGGCCGTCCGGGACGATGGGGCCCGTCTCCAGGTCTCGCGCGAAGTCACGAACGAAGGAATAGACGCGGCGCTCCGGCTCGCGATACAGAAGTACGGGACTACGATCGCGGTGTCAGGCTCCGATGCGTTTCAAACTCGTGTGGCACAGGTGGCGGCTCACTCTCGTCTGACCATTCGATTCGATGACGCGAGGCTGGAACAGCAGCGGCAACATCTTACTCAGGAATCCCGACGCCCACCCACACGGGATACCCAGTCCAACACAGGTCCGACGCAAACCGCTCCGATACCACTCACCCCGCCGAGTGATGCCGTGCTTCGCCATCTTGCGGAACAGGAACGAAAACGGTTACAGATCATTCGGACGCCGACCGTCAGACGCTTCGAGGCACGAGACCAGGGGATTGTGCAGTTCGGTGCTGTGCAGAAGATCGACGGCAGGTCTTTCGCGTTGGTCCATCGACAGGACGAAATTGTAGTGTTGTCCATCGATGAGGCGACCTACGGGCGACTCACCTCGTTCACACGAGGGCGCACGCTTCATCTGAATGCCTCAGGTGCGATCAGGCTTGGAAAAGGACGCCGGCGATGA
- the traJ gene encoding conjugal transfer transcriptional regulator TraJ yields the protein MKTRAPKNRKDYQPIKVYCFPDERETIEQQAHSTGLSKSSYLLRVGMGYPIRSIVDHHQVEELVKINGDLGRLGGLMKLWLSSGKPAPGIDARTIRETLKKIDRTQDQMLVLMQKVLRPQAEPISSPGTSPRTSSQKDDDT from the coding sequence ATGAAGACTCGAGCACCAAAGAATCGCAAGGATTACCAACCGATCAAAGTCTATTGTTTCCCCGACGAGCGGGAGACCATCGAGCAACAAGCCCACTCGACCGGATTGAGTAAGTCGTCCTACCTGTTGCGTGTCGGCATGGGCTATCCCATTCGCAGCATCGTGGACCATCATCAGGTCGAAGAGCTGGTCAAAATCAATGGCGATCTGGGACGACTCGGCGGACTCATGAAGCTCTGGCTCTCCAGTGGGAAGCCCGCCCCGGGGATCGATGCCCGCACCATCCGTGAGACCTTGAAGAAGATCGACCGGACACAAGATCAGATGCTCGTGCTGATGCAGAAGGTCCTTCGGCCACAGGCCGAACCCATTTCAAGTCCAGGCACGAGCCCACGCACGAGTTCACAGAAGGACGACGACACATGA
- a CDS encoding TraK family protein, giving the protein MAHSLSARIAERVSKYPASPRERNRAVFLALLPEIRQAMDEGWSVITIWRTLHAEQKVTFSYQAFRLYVKKWILAPARTRTGTTPLPREPVPAKGTTGFTFNPVPNKEELI; this is encoded by the coding sequence ATGGCACACAGTCTGTCGGCGCGGATTGCAGAGCGTGTCAGCAAGTACCCGGCGTCCCCCCGTGAACGCAATCGCGCCGTCTTTCTCGCGTTGCTCCCAGAGATTCGTCAGGCGATGGACGAGGGCTGGTCCGTGATCACGATTTGGCGGACACTACACGCGGAACAGAAGGTGACCTTCAGCTATCAGGCCTTTCGTCTGTACGTGAAGAAGTGGATCCTGGCGCCCGCGAGAACCCGAACCGGTACCACGCCTCTTCCGCGCGAGCCGGTCCCCGCGAAAGGGACCACGGGCTTTACGTTTAATCCTGTTCCCAACAAGGAGGAACTCATCTAA
- a CDS encoding conjugal transfer protein TraL, producing MASIHLILQGKGGVGKSMIAAFIAQYKLGKGKLPLCFDTDPVNASFEAYKNLKVSRLSILQHEEIDPRRFDQLIEQIANAKTDVIIDNGASSFVPLSAYVLSNHVPTLLRDMGHQLIVHTVVTGGQALLDTLTGMTQLIRQFPADVPFVVWLNPYWGPIELEGKSFEQMKAYREHKDRISAVIPLPELKKETFGRDLSDMLQAHLTFDEASALPSLTIMARQRLSIIKKQLFEQFSAVPVL from the coding sequence ATGGCATCCATTCATCTGATCTTGCAAGGCAAAGGCGGTGTCGGCAAATCCATGATTGCGGCGTTCATCGCTCAGTACAAACTGGGCAAAGGCAAACTCCCGCTCTGTTTCGATACCGATCCGGTCAATGCGTCGTTTGAGGCCTACAAGAACTTGAAGGTGTCCCGGCTGAGCATTCTGCAGCACGAGGAGATCGATCCGCGCCGGTTTGATCAGTTGATTGAACAGATCGCGAACGCGAAAACTGATGTGATTATTGATAATGGCGCGAGTTCCTTCGTGCCGCTCTCGGCCTATGTGCTGTCGAATCACGTGCCGACCTTGCTGCGCGACATGGGCCATCAGCTCATCGTGCATACGGTCGTCACCGGAGGACAAGCTTTGCTCGACACGCTCACCGGGATGACGCAGCTCATCCGTCAGTTCCCGGCTGACGTCCCCTTCGTCGTCTGGTTGAATCCGTACTGGGGGCCGATCGAGTTGGAGGGAAAATCCTTTGAGCAGATGAAGGCTTATCGGGAGCACAAAGATCGGATCTCGGCTGTCATCCCGCTCCCGGAGTTGAAAAAGGAAACGTTTGGGCGGGATCTCAGCGACATGCTCCAAGCCCATCTGACCTTTGATGAGGCCAGCGCCCTCCCCTCGCTCACGATCATGGCACGGCAACGGTTGTCGATCATCAAGAAGCAGCTCTTTGAACAGTTCTCGGCTGTGCCGGTGTTGTGA
- a CDS encoding DUF4942 domain-containing protein — MNPETIFVTPDGQAGAEHELIPSLSIANLLQQREAVMTLFQEALAKLEQAHALALAARIGFPDISLSRDWRGHGIRVTDEGANRTTLLETLQASVDAGGWTTLLNDSGLRSIMCASKRKAVDEQIHGGKVPELTREAIVSTFSTLHESREEMFDQGVIECFKRLSWDYTTNQPQKFGKRIVMTYLTSYGSANHTATDHLDDLLRVFHLCDGKPEADYRHASYSLISTAMQASSVWPKLAENDYVSIRLFKNHNGHVTFKRPDLIQRLNRILAKHYPHALPAPKG, encoded by the coding sequence ATGAATCCAGAGACCATCTTTGTGACGCCAGACGGCCAAGCAGGAGCAGAACACGAACTGATTCCGAGCCTCAGCATTGCCAATCTGTTGCAACAACGGGAGGCGGTCATGACCTTGTTTCAGGAGGCGCTGGCAAAGCTGGAGCAGGCGCACGCCCTGGCGCTCGCCGCCCGGATTGGCTTTCCAGATATTTCATTATCCCGTGATTGGCGCGGTCACGGCATCCGCGTAACGGATGAGGGTGCCAATCGGACGACGCTGTTGGAGACGTTACAGGCCTCTGTGGACGCCGGAGGATGGACGACGCTATTGAACGACTCCGGTCTGCGCTCGATCATGTGCGCGTCGAAGCGAAAGGCGGTGGATGAGCAAATCCACGGCGGGAAGGTGCCGGAACTGACTCGTGAGGCGATTGTGAGTACCTTCTCGACGCTCCACGAATCACGTGAGGAGATGTTTGACCAAGGCGTGATCGAGTGTTTTAAGCGGCTCTCATGGGATTACACAACCAACCAACCGCAGAAATTCGGGAAGCGGATCGTGATGACGTATCTGACCTCGTACGGCAGTGCCAATCACACCGCAACCGATCACCTCGACGACCTGTTGCGCGTATTTCATCTGTGCGACGGCAAGCCAGAGGCTGACTACCGCCATGCGTCCTACAGTCTGATTTCAACGGCGATGCAGGCGTCGTCAGTCTGGCCGAAGCTTGCCGAGAATGATTATGTCTCCATTCGGCTCTTCAAGAATCACAATGGGCATGTGACCTTTAAGCGACCGGATCTGATCCAGCGGCTGAACCGAATCCTCGCCAAACACTATCCTCACGCGTTACCCGCGCCGAAAGGTTGA
- the radC gene encoding DNA repair protein RadC, translated as MAKKAVTGTGTQKASGEVLVPLYRLQVVKEAHAPLYGVPRIQESGDVYRLLHSHFEGKPHEEFVAVFLDSKNTVVGYQVVSVGSLNLSIVHPREAFKAAACMNAAGVLFAHNHPSGDPTPSQEDRALTDRLVRAGDILGIRVLDHIVMGDERYVSFADSGWLNAHETFA; from the coding sequence ATGGCTAAGAAAGCAGTAACAGGAACGGGCACACAGAAAGCAAGCGGCGAGGTGTTGGTCCCGCTGTATCGGTTGCAGGTGGTGAAGGAAGCACACGCGCCGCTGTACGGAGTGCCGAGGATTCAAGAGTCGGGGGATGTCTACCGATTACTGCACTCACATTTTGAAGGCAAACCACACGAGGAGTTTGTCGCGGTGTTTCTCGACTCCAAGAATACCGTCGTTGGCTATCAGGTGGTGTCCGTCGGATCACTCAATCTGTCGATCGTCCACCCACGTGAAGCATTCAAGGCAGCGGCGTGCATGAATGCGGCGGGGGTGCTATTCGCGCATAACCATCCAAGCGGTGATCCGACGCCGAGTCAGGAAGACCGGGCGCTGACGGATCGACTCGTCCGTGCAGGCGACATCCTCGGGATTCGCGTGTTGGATCATATCGTCATGGGTGATGAGCGCTATGTGTCGTTTGCCGATTCTGGCTGGCTGAACGCTCATGAGACTTTTGCATAG